A single region of the Triticum dicoccoides isolate Atlit2015 ecotype Zavitan chromosome 2B, WEW_v2.0, whole genome shotgun sequence genome encodes:
- the LOC119363323 gene encoding sphingosine kinase 1-like, producing MADPQAKARGPPEPRAEALVEPVRFNGSAAEATLSSAELAWRTTGAGRDSGGRRKLELESDVLGFQVEGRALKLVTFTRGDVTGAGRPPSPVGCGGGAEDRKRGEVAVEMESEEAAERWGHAIRDRFASLGRPKRLFFIVNPYGGKRGGRKIFQTEVLPLIEAAGIHYTMQETNYRLHAQEIAGSLDLRKYDGIICVSGDGILVEVVNGLLQRDDWDKAIKVPLGIIPAGTGNGMVQGLLHSAGEPFSMSNAVFAIIRGHRRALDVTSVVQGKTRFFSVMMLTWGLVADIDIESEKFRWMGSARIDFYSLLRAVNLRRYNGRILFVPAPGYEGFGDPVEQTISCKSNGAANAAEGDITDVCNNETCTYSGPSTDDADLEWRSLKGPFVNVWISNIAFASEGVMIAPQAQFADGYLDAAIIKDCPWSVALGLLLRMKDGSYIESPYVEYFKVKALRIEPGLRVGSSTIGGIIDSDGEVLARGDRSQTKEEPEHLMAYGPPIQLTVDQGLATIFSPR from the exons ATGGCCGACCCGCAGGCCAAAGCGCGAGGCCCACCGGAGCCCCGGGCGGAGGCCCTGGTGGAGCCCGTGCGGTTCAACGGCTCTGCGGCGGAGGCCACGCTCTCCAGCGCCGAGCTGGCGTGGCGCACCACCGGCGCCGGCCGCGACAGCGGTGGAAGGCGGAAGCTGGAGCTGGAGTCCGACGTGCTCGGGTTCCAGGTGGAGGGCAGGGCCCTCAAACTCGTGACCTTTACGAGGGGGGACGTGACGGGCGCGGGGAGGCCGCCGTCTCCGGTGGGCTGCGGCGGAGGAGCAGAGGacaggaagagaggagaggtggcggtGGAGATGGAGAGCGAGGAGGCCGCGGAGAGGTGGGGGCACGCCATCAGAGATCGCTTCGCCTCGCTTG GTCGGCCGAAGAGACTGTTCTTCATAGTGAACCCTTACGGTGGGAAGAGAGGTGGACGGAAGATTTTCCAAACTGAAGTTCTGCCTCTTATTGAAGCTGCTGGCATCCATTACACCATGCAAG AAACCAATTACCGTCTTCATGCTCAAGAAATTGCTGGTTCACTGGATCTTAGGAAATATGATGGGATCATTTGTGTTAGTGGAGATGGTATCCTTGTAGAG GTTGTTAATGGTCTGCTCCAAAGAGATGATTGGGACAAAGCAATAAAAGTGCCACTAGGGATCATTCCAGCAG GTACTGGAAATGGAATGGTGCAAGGTCTATTGCATTCTGCTGGTGAACCCTTCTCAATGTCAAATGCTGTGTTTGCAATCATCAGAG GTCACAGACGTGCTCTCGATGTCACTTCTGTTGTGCAGGGAAAGACAAGGTTTTTCAGTGTCATGATGCTTACATGGG GTTTGGTAGCTGATATTGATATTGAGTCAGAAAAGTTTAGGTGGATGGGAAGCGCTCGCATCGACTTCTAT TCCCTTCTACGTGCGGTGAACTTGCGACGGTACAATGGGCGTATTCTTTTTGTTCCTGCCCCAGGATATGAAGGATTTGGTGATCCTGTGGAGCAAACTATCAGCTGTAAATCAAATGGGGCTGCCAATGCCGCCGAAGGAGACATAACAGATGTTTGCAATAATGAAACATGTACCTATTCAGGTCCTTCAACTGACGATGCTGATCTTGAATGGAGATCACTGAAGGGTCCGTTTGTTAACGTTTGGATCAGCAACATTGCTTTTGCTAGTGAAGGTGTCATGATAGCACCACAAGCACAG TTTGCAGATGGCTACTTGGACGCAGCTATAATCAAGGATTGCCCATGGTCTGTTGCTCTCGGACTCTTGCTTCGGATGAAGGATGGTAGCTACATCGAATCGCCCTACGTGGAGTACTTCAAG GTGAAGGCTCTCCGGATCGAGCCGGGCCTGCGCGTCGGCAGCAGCACCATAGGCGGCATCATCGACTCCGATGGAGAGGTCCTCGCGAGAGGCGACAGGTCCCAAACCAAGGAAGAGCCGGAGCATCTAATGGCGTATGGCCCCCCTATCCAACTAACGGTGGACCAGGGGCTGGCCACCATCTTCTCCCCAAGATGA